Genomic window (Staphylococcus debuckii):
CAAATCATGGGAGGAATCGCCATTCATAATGGTGATATTTCTGAAATGAGAACTGGTGAAGGTAAAACTTTGACAGCTACAATGCCGACATATTTAAATGCCTTAGCAGGCCGTGGTGTGCACGTTATTACGGTCAATGAATATTTAGCAAGCTTCCAAAGTGAAGAGATGGCTGAGTTATATAACTTCTTAGGTTTGACTGTCGGATTGAATTTGAATAGTTTATCTACCGAGCAGAAGCGTCAAGCTTATAACGAAGATATTACTTATAGTACAAATAATGAACTTGGGTTTGATTATTTACGCGACAACATGGTGAATTATTCAGAAGAACGTGTTATGCGTCCATTGCACTTCGCTATTATTGATGAGGTCGACTCTATTTTAATCGATGAAGCACGTACGCCATTGATTATTTCAGGCGAAGCTGAAAAATCAACCTCCCTATATACTCAAGCTAACGTCTTCGCTAAAATGTTGAAAGCAGAAGATGACTATAACTATGACGAAAAAACGAAATCAGTGCAATTAACAGACCAAGGTGCTGATAAAGCTGAACGTATGTTCAAATTGGATAACTTATACGATTTGAATAACGTAGATATCATTACACATATCAATACAGCGTTACGCGCTAATTATACATTGCAACGTGATGTCGACTACATGGTAGTAGATGGTGAAGTATTAATCGTTGACCAATTTACAGGACGTACGATGCCAGGACGCCGTTTCTCTGAAGGTTTGCACCAAGCAATTGAAGCTAAAGAAGGCGTTCAAATTCAAAATGAATCTAAAACAATGGCTTCTATTACTTTCCAAAACTACTTCCGTATGTATAATAAATTAGCTGGTATGACAGGTACAGCGAAAACAGAGGAAGAAGAATTCCGTAATATTTACAACATGACGGTAACGCAAATTCCGACAAACCGTCCTGTTCAACGTGAAGATAAGCCGGATTTGATTTACATCAGCCAAAAAGGCAAATTTGATGCAGTAGTAGAAGACGTAGTAGAAAAACACAAAAAAGGACAACCGATTCTTCTAGGTACAGTAGCCGTTGAAACCAGTGAATATATTTCACAACTTCTGAAAAAACGTGGCGTACGCCATGATGTCTTGAATGCCAAAAATCATGAACGCGAAGCAGAAATTGTCTCTACTGCAGGTCAAAAAGGCGCAGTAACTATTGCGACTAACATGGCTGGTCGTGGTACTGATATTAAATTAGGCGAAGGTGTAGAAGAATTAGGCGGTTTAGCTGTTATCGGTACAGAACGTCACGAATCACGCCGTATCGATGATCAGTTGCGTGGTCGTTCTGGACGTCAAGGTGACCGCGGCGAAAGTCGTTTCTACTTATCTTTACAAGATGAATTGATGGTACGTTTCGGTTCTGAACGCTTACAAAAAATGATGGGCCGACTAGGTATGGACGATTCTACGCCGATAGAATCAAAAATGGTGTCACGTGCAGTTGAATCTGCGCAAAAACGTGTTGAAGGTAATAACTTCGATGCGCGTAAACGTATCCTAGAATATGACGAAGTATTACGTAAACAACGTGAAATTATTTATAATGAACGTAATAATATTATCGACTCAGAATCAAGTTCAGAACTCGTAATTACAATGATGCGTTCTACATTAGACCGCGCCATCACTTATTATGTGAATGAAGAAATCGATGAAATCGACTATACACCGTTTATCAACTTTATTGAAGATGTCTTCTTGCACGAAGGTGAAGTAAAAGAAGAAGAAATCAAAGGTAAAGATCGTGAAGATATCTTTGATACTGTTTGGGCTAAAATTGAAAAAGCTTATGAAGCACAAAAAGCTAATATTCCTGAACAATTCAATGAGTTTGAACGTATGATTTTATTACGTTCTATTGATGGACGTTGGACTGACCACATTGATACGATGGATCAATTGCGTCAAGGTATCCATTTGCGTTCATACGGACAACAAAACCCGCTTCGTGACTATCAAAATGAAGGACATCAATTGTTCGACACTATGATGGTGAATATCGAAGAAGACGTCAGCAAGTATATCTTGAAATCTGTTATTACAGTAGATGACGATATTGAACGTGATAAAGCGAAAGAATATCAAGGTCAACATGTATCTGCAGAAGACGGTAAGGAAAAAGTTAAATCTAAACCTGTCGTTAAAGATAATCACATTGGCCGTAATGACCCATGTCCATGCGGCAGCGGCAAAAAATATAAAAATTGTCACGGCAAATAATTGAACATTTGAAAGACCACTGTTAAATCGCTTCAGGAAAGAGACTCAGTAATCAGCAGAGTTTCTTTCTGACGGCTTTCAGCGGTCTTTTTTTCAATCCAACAGGGTCTTAAATGTATGCTAAAATAAAAAAGGTAATCTTGAAAATTAAACAGGTATTGGAGAGATATGAATATGGAACTATCTGAAATTAAACGTAATCTCGCAAATTATGAAGAGAAATTAAATCAACTTAGGGGGTCTCTTTGACTTAGAAGAAAAAGAGACAAACATCCAAGAATATGAAGAAATGATGACGGATCCGAATTTCTGGGACGATCAACAAAAAGCGCAAGAAATCATCGATAAAAATAATGCAATAAAACATGTTGTGAACGGCTATCGTGATTTAGAAGCGGAATTAGAAGATATGACTGCCACTCATGAATTGTTGGCAGAAGAATATGATGAAGATTTGAAAGCAGACTTAGAAGAGGAAGCAATCGGGTTTAAAGATAAATTAGACCAATTTGAATTGCAATTATTATTGAATGGACCTTATGATGCGAATAATGCAATCTTAGAGCTGCATCCAGGTGCGGGCGGTACGGAATCGCAAGACTGGGCGAGTATGTTATTGCGTATGTATCAACGTTATGCAGAGCAGCAAGGATTTAAAGTAGAAGTGGCAGATTATTTGCCAGGTGACGAAGCGGGTGTTAAAAGTGTAACGCTAGTCATTAAAGGACATAATGCTTATGGTTATTTGAAAGCAGAAAAAGGCGTACATCGTTTGGTACGTATATCACCGTTTGATTCATCTGGACGTCGTCATACCTCATTTGTATCTTGTGATGTGATTCCTGAGTTCAGTAATAATGAGATTGAAATAGAAATTAATCCGGATGATATCACAGTGGATACTTTCAGAGCATCCGGAGCTGGCGGACAACATATCAATAAAACAGAATCTGCTATCCGTATTACTCACCATCCAACTGGAATTGTGGTCAATAACCAAAATGAACGTTCGCAAATTAAAAACCGTGAAGCGGCAATGAAAATGTTGAAATCTAAATTGTATCAATTGAAATTAGAAGAGCAAGAACGTGAAATGGCTGAAATCCGTGGAGAGCAAAAAGAAATCGGATGGGGCAGTCAAATCCGTTCGTATGTCTTCCATCCATATTCTATGGTAAAAGACCATCGTACAAATGAAGAAACAGGTAATGTAAATGCTGTAATGGATGGAGAAATCGGACCATTTATTGAAGCTTACTTAAGAACACAAATGGATAATCGAGAAGCGTAAGAAAAAGGAACTAGGACAGCATTTGACCTAGTTCCTTTGTTAATTTAAAAAGAGGACCAGGGCTGGTTTAATAATAATTTAAATGCAATATGCATGATTTAATGTTACTGAAAAGTAGTTTACAGTAGCTTTAAAAAATCTGTTTGTTCCAATAATACCAAGGGTTAACAAATATCTTACAAAAAAGTTTTAGAATAAAAAGTTGGTGGTTTTATAACGGTTATATTACAACTTTTTAACATCAATCCATTGCGTTATTTTTTATGCTATATTTAGTTCACTTAATTTGACAGCAAAGGATGAACTAATAAATGAAGAAAGCTTTATTACTCTCAGCAGCATCGGTGACAGTTTTTACAGGATTAAATAGCGTTGCAAATGCAGAACAAACACATGTTGTTAAAGAAAACGCTAAATTAAGCGATGTCGCAGCTTTGTTTGCCACGACTACAAATGAAATTAAAAATTTAAATAAATTAAATCAAGACGAAGTTAAGAAAGACACACAATTAGTCTTGCCTGATACAGATGTTGTAGAAGTGAAAGCGGGCGACTCTTTAAATTCAATCGCTAAAGCACATCATCTTACTTTAAATAAGTTGCACGAATTAAACCCAGGTCTTACTAATGTTATTTTACCTGGTGATATCTTAGCCGTTTCAGATAAGGGTGCAGCACATTTACAAGCACTATATTCTGGCAAAGCGGTTAAAGAAGTTGAGAAACAATCTTACAACGAAGAACAACAACAAACAGAACAACCGACACATTCAGGCTACAGAACAGTAGAACATAAAGAGGCAGCTCCGACAACTTACTATTCTAATGACAGCAGCAGCGAATATACAGCGCCTGCTCAAGCTGCACATTCATACTATAGTGCGCCTACTACAAACTCAGACTATACTTCATATAATACAAACACAACATCTTATAGTGCACCAGCAGCAACACAAGCATCATATTCAAACTATTCAGGTGCTAACTACTATACTGCAGGTCAATGTACTTATTATGTATTTGATCGTGCAGGCGGTAAAGCTGGCTCATTATGGGGTAATGCGAATAACTGGGCAAGTGCAGCAGCGGCTTCAGGACGTACAGTAAATAATACACCATCAGCGGGTGCTATTATGCAATCTTCAGCAGGTGCATATGGCCATGTAGCATACGTAGAAGGCGTAAATGGTGATGGTTCAGTTCGCGTTTCTGAAATGAACTATGGTTATGGACCAGGTGTCGTTACTTCACGTACACTTTCAGCTGGACAAGCAGCTTCATATAACTTTATTCATTAATCAATTTCATATCGCGATAATATAAGACAGCACTGTTCTCAAATTTTGAGGATAGTGCTCTTTTATTTAAAAAAAGTGATATTGAATCTAGCTTGAAAGGGTAAAAGACAAACGAATGTAAAAAAGTCAAATTGTATTTTCAAAGTTCTTGCAAGAATGTCAACTTTTCGAGTATAATAACTCATTAAATAGACAAGGGGTGAGCTGGATATGGGTGTACATCAATATTTTAAAAGACTATCAGATCTAGAAAAGCTAATACGCTTGCCTGGAAAATTTAAATATTTTGAACATAATGTAGCTGCGCATTCTTTCAAAGTTACTAAGATTGCTCAATACTTAGGTACAGTAGAGGAAGCGCACGGTAATGAAATTAACTGGAAAAATTTATATGAAAAGGCTTTGAATCATGACTTTGCAGAAGTATTTACAGGCGACATCAAGACACCTGTAAAATATGCAAGCCGTGATTTAAAAGTGTTGTTCTCACAAGTTGAAGAGGAAATGGTCGATAACTTTATCAGGGAAGAGTTTCCTCCTGAATACCAAGATGTTTATAGAGAAAGGCTGCAAGAAGGTAAAGATGATTCTTTAGAGGGACAAATATTGGCGGTAGCTGATAAAATCGATTTGCTTTATGAAACATTTGGTGAAATACAAAAGAGAAATCCGGATGATTTGTTCTTCGAAATTTATGAGATGTCTTTAGAAACAATTATGCAGTTTGATCATTTAGTATCGGTACAAGACTTTATCGATAATGTAATTCCGGAAATGTTGACAGAAAACTTCATTCCACGATCGGAATTGCGAGAATTAACAATGTCGATTTTAAATAAAAGAGATGGGTGACAACTTATGGTTCTCGTTTGGTATCTTTGTGCTTCGTTTTTCCCTTGTGTTTTAGTTGTATTATTCAGCGTAATTACTAAAAATAAATGGGTAGGTGCAATTGTAACATTAACGCTGATTGGCGGTTCAATTTATAAAGGATTCTTCCATAATGAATGGATTATTTTTATAGATGTAGTATCGTTGTTAGCGGGATTTGTGATTGTTGATCAATTGAATCTCCACAAACAGCACGAAGATGAAGATCGTTAAAAAGAATGATATAAGATAATATATTTCAGTACTTGTCACTTTTGAGGCAAGTGCTTTTTTCGTCTTAAAAAAACTTTTTACCTTACGAACAGATGTTTGTATTTTTTCGGATGAATCTGTTAAAATAGTTTATGATACAAAAAGTTTGAGATAAAGCCAAAATGAGAATATATAGATTAGCAAATAGGGTTGAATTAAATGTACAAACGGACAGTGCGGACTGAAGAGATAACAATGTCTGCTCGTCTGAGTAGGAGGTTGAGGCAATGAGGATGTCTCAGCCGATTTGTGTTTTAGTACATTGATATAAAGATTGAATATGATTATGTGAATATAAATAAAAGGAGATTGTTAATTGCATGGAACACCATCCATTTAAAATTGTCTCTGGTTATGAACCTCAAGGTGACCAGCCTACAGCGATTAAAGAGCTTACAGAGGGTATTAAAGCGGGCAAACGTCATCAAACATTGTTAGGTGCGACAGGGACAGGTAAAACTTTTACAATGAGCAATGTGATTAAAGAAGTAGGTAAACCGACACTTGTTATCGCACATAACAAGACACTTGCCGGTCAATTATACAATGAATTTAAAGAGCTGTTTCCAGAAAATAGAGTAGAATATTTCGTCAGCTTTTATGATTATTATCAACCAGAAGCTTATGTCCCTTCAACTGATACATTTATTGAAAAGGATGCAACGATCAATGACGAAATCGACCAATTACGACATTCCGCAACAAGTTCTTTATTTGAACGTGATGATGTAATTATTGTTGCTAGCGTCAGCTGTATTTTTGGGTTAGGGAATCCGGAAGAATATAGTGACTTAGTAGTAAACATCAGAGAAGGCATGGAGATGGACCGCAGTCAGTTTTTGAGAGACTTAGTGGACATTCAATATACCAGAAATGATATTGATTTTAAACGTGGTACCTTCAGAGTTCGCGGAGATGTAGTTGAAGTCTTCCCAGCTTCACGTGAAGAAATATGTATCCGTGTAGAATTTTTCGGAGATGAAATTGATCGTATCAGCGAAGTGAATTACTTAACTGGAGAAGTATTAAGACAACGTGAACACTTCTCAATTTTCCCAGCATCTCACTATGTCACACGTGATGAAAAGCTGAAATTAGCGATTGAAAGAATTGAAAAAGAACTAGAAGAACGTCTAAAAGAATTACGTTCTGAAAATAAATTATTAGAAGCTCAAAGACTGGAACAAAGAACCAATTATGATTTGGAAATGATGAGAGAAATGGGCTTTTGTTCAGGAATTGAAAACTATTCTGTTCATCTAACTTTACGCCCAATCGGTTCCACACCATACACGTTACTTGATTACTTCGGTGATGATTGGTTGGTAATGATTGATGAGTCTCATGTAACTTTACCGCAAATCAGAGGAATGTATAACGGAGACAGAGCACGTAAACAAGTGTTAGTTGACCATGGTTTCCGTTTGCCGAGTGCAATCGATAACAGACCTTTAACTTTCGAAGAATTTGAAGAAAAAACCAAACAATTGGTTTATGTTTCAGCTACACCTGGACCTTATGAATTAGAACATACAGATAAAATGACTGAACAAATTATTCGACCTACTGGCTTGTTAGACCCTAAAATTGAAGTCAGACCTACTAAAAATCAAATTGATGATTTATTAAGTGAAATTCAAGATAGAGTAGAAAAAAATGAACGTGTATTAATCACTACATTGACGAAGAAAATGAGTGAGGACTTAACGACATATCTTAAAGAAGCGGGTATTAAAGTAAACTATCTGCATTCTGAAATTAAAACTTTAGAGCGTATCGAAATCATAAGAGACTTGCGTATGGGAACTTATGATGCGGTCGTAGGTATCAACTTGTTAAGAGAGGGTATCGATATACCAGAGGTTTCTCTTGTAGTAATTTTAGACGCTGATAAAGAAGGTTTTTTACGCTCTGAACGTTCACTCGTACAAACTATTGGCCGTGCTGCCCGTAATGAACATGGTGAAGTAATTATGTACGCTGATAAAGTGACGGACTCTATGCAATATGCAATAGATGAAACAGAACGTCGTCGTAAGATTCAAAATGAATATAATGAAGAACATGGTATTACGCCGCAAACGATTCATAAGAAAATTCATGATGTTATCAGCGCAACAGTAGAGACAGATGAAGAAAATGAAAAAGAACAAAAAGTAGTTCCTAAAAAATTAACGAAAAAAGAACGAGAAAAAACAATTGCCAATATAGAAAAAGAAATGAAAAAAGCAGCGAAAGATTTAGACTTCGAAAGAGCAACAGAATTAAGAGATATGTTATTTGAATTAAAGGCAGAAGGGTGATATCTAGATGAAAGAACCATCCATAGTTGTAAAAGGTGCCAGAGCGCACAACTTAAAAAATGTAGATGTAGAGTTACCGAAGAATAAATTGATTGTGATGACAGGCTTATCAGGTTCTGGTAAGTCTTCCTTAGCGTTCGATACCATCTATGCTGAAGGGCAGCGCCGTTATGTCGAATCGCTAAGTGCATATGCGCGTCAATTCTTGGGACAAATGGATAAACCAGATGTAGATACAATTGAAGGATTGTCGCCAGCAATTTCAATTGATCAAAAAACTACCAGTAAAAACCCACGTTCAACAGTAGCAACTGTAACAGAAATATATGATTATATTCGTTTGCTGTATGCAAGAGTAGGAAAAGCATATTGTCCTGAACATGGAATTGAAATAGAATCACAAACGGTTCAACAAATGGTAGACCGTACATTAGAATTAGAAGAACGCACTAAAATTCAATTAATGGCTCCGGTGGTTAACCACCGTAAAGGTTCACATGAAAAGCTATTACAAGATATCAGTAAAAAAGGTTACGTGCGTGTACGTGTAGATGGTGAAATATTAGATATTAATGATGTGCCGGAGTTAGACAAAAATAAAAACCATACGATAGAAGTAGTTGTCGATCGCTTAGTAGTTAAGGATGGAATTGAGGGCAGACTAGCTGACTCAATTGAAACAGCTTTAGAACTCGCAGATGGTAACTTAACTGTTGATATTATTGATGGAGACGAATTGAAGTTCTCTGAAAATCATGCTTGTCCAATTTGCGGATTCAGTATCGGTGAACTAGAACCCCGTATGTTTAGTTTCAACAGTCCATTCGGTGCTTGTCCTGATTGTGATGGTTTAGGTCAAAAATTAACAGCAGATGTTGATTTAATTGTGCCTGATCCGAATAAATCATTAGCAGAAGGTGCTATTGTACCTTGGGAACCTAAGAGTTCAGATTTTTATCCAACACTTTTAAAACGCGTATGCGAAGTGTATAAAATTAATATGGACAAACCTTTCAAAAAGTTGACTGATCGTCAAAAGAATATCATCTTACATGGTTCAAAAGATAAAGAAATTAAATTTACTTTTGAATCGCGAAATGGACAAAAACGTACACGTACTATGCCGTTTGAAGGTGTTATTCCAAATATTGAAAGACGCTTTCATGAATCGCCTTCTGAATATGTACGCGAAGTGATGCGTAAATATATGACTGAGCTCCCTTGTGAAACTTGTCATGGAAAACGTTTAAGTAAAGAAGCGTTATCTGTTTATGTGGCAGGTTTGAATATTGGAGAAGTAGTAGAGTATTCAATTAAAGAGGCTTTAGATTTCTTTGAAAACATCGATTTGTCAGAGCAAGATCGAAAAATTGCAGATTTAATTTTGAAAGAAATCATTTCCAGATTGTATTTCTTAAATAATGTCGGGTTGGATTATTTAACGTTGAATCGTTCCTCAGGCACACTTTCTGGTGGTGAGGCACAACGAATTCGCTTAGCTACTCAAATCGGTTCCAGATTGTCAGGTGTACTCTATGTGTTGGATGAGCCGTCTATTGGTCTGCATCAACGTGATAATGATCGTTTAATTGAAACGTTGAAAGAAATGCGCGATTTAGGTAATACACTCATTGTAGTTGAACACGATGATGATACGATGAGAGAAGCGGATTACCTAGTAGACGTAGGGCCAGGTGCCGGAGAACATGGTGGCGAAATTGTGGCTAGCGGTACTCCAAAACAAGTGATGCGTAACAAGAAATCCTTAACTGGTCAATATTTGAGCGGCAAGAAACGTATTGAAGTACCAGAATACAGATGTCCAGCTACAGAGCGCAGATTGAAAGTCAGAGGCGCTAATAGCAATAACTTGAAAGATGTCAATGTCGATTTTCCGCTCTCTACTATGACTGTCGTTACAGGAGTATCGGGCTCAGGGAAAAGTTCTTTAGTAAATGAAGTGCTGTATAAAACACTTGCGCAAAAAATCAATAAATCTAAAGTAAGACCTGGCAAAGTAGATGAAATTGAAGGTATCGATCAATTGGATAAAGTGATTGATATTGACCAATCTCCAATTGGTAGAACACCACGTTCAAATCCAGCTACTTACACAGGTGTATTCGATGATATTCGCGATGTATTTGCACAAACGAATGAAGCGAAGATTCGCGGGTATCAAAAAGGACGTTTCAGCTTTAATGTTAAAGGCGGCCGTTGCGAAGCTTGTAAAGGTGACGGTATTATTAAAATAGAAATGCACTTTTTGCCTGATGTCTATGTACCTTGTGAAGTATGCGGAGGTAAACGTTACAACCGCGAAACTTTAGAAGTCACATACAAAGGTAAAAACATTGCAGATGTATTAGATATGACTGCAGAAGAAGCGACTCATTTCTTTGAAAATATACCTAAAATCAAACGT
Coding sequences:
- the uvrB gene encoding excinuclease ABC subunit UvrB, yielding MEHHPFKIVSGYEPQGDQPTAIKELTEGIKAGKRHQTLLGATGTGKTFTMSNVIKEVGKPTLVIAHNKTLAGQLYNEFKELFPENRVEYFVSFYDYYQPEAYVPSTDTFIEKDATINDEIDQLRHSATSSLFERDDVIIVASVSCIFGLGNPEEYSDLVVNIREGMEMDRSQFLRDLVDIQYTRNDIDFKRGTFRVRGDVVEVFPASREEICIRVEFFGDEIDRISEVNYLTGEVLRQREHFSIFPASHYVTRDEKLKLAIERIEKELEERLKELRSENKLLEAQRLEQRTNYDLEMMREMGFCSGIENYSVHLTLRPIGSTPYTLLDYFGDDWLVMIDESHVTLPQIRGMYNGDRARKQVLVDHGFRLPSAIDNRPLTFEEFEEKTKQLVYVSATPGPYELEHTDKMTEQIIRPTGLLDPKIEVRPTKNQIDDLLSEIQDRVEKNERVLITTLTKKMSEDLTTYLKEAGIKVNYLHSEIKTLERIEIIRDLRMGTYDAVVGINLLREGIDIPEVSLVVILDADKEGFLRSERSLVQTIGRAARNEHGEVIMYADKVTDSMQYAIDETERRRKIQNEYNEEHGITPQTIHKKIHDVISATVETDEENEKEQKVVPKKLTKKEREKTIANIEKEMKKAAKDLDFERATELRDMLFELKAEG
- the prfB gene encoding peptide chain release factor 2 (programmed frameshift) produces the protein MELSEIKRNLANYEEKLNQLRGSLDLEEKETNIQEYEEMMTDPNFWDDQQKAQEIIDKNNAIKHVVNGYRDLEAELEDMTATHELLAEEYDEDLKADLEEEAIGFKDKLDQFELQLLLNGPYDANNAILELHPGAGGTESQDWASMLLRMYQRYAEQQGFKVEVADYLPGDEAGVKSVTLVIKGHNAYGYLKAEKGVHRLVRISPFDSSGRRHTSFVSCDVIPEFSNNEIEIEINPDDITVDTFRASGAGGQHINKTESAIRITHHPTGIVVNNQNERSQIKNREAAMKMLKSKLYQLKLEEQEREMAEIRGEQKEIGWGSQIRSYVFHPYSMVKDHRTNEETGNVNAVMDGEIGPFIEAYLRTQMDNREA
- the secA gene encoding preprotein translocase subunit SecA; this encodes MGFLTKIVDGNKREIKRLSKQADKVLALEEEMSILTDEEIRNKTKAFQERLQAEEDVQKQNKILDEILPEAFALVREGAKRVFNMTPYPVQIMGGIAIHNGDISEMRTGEGKTLTATMPTYLNALAGRGVHVITVNEYLASFQSEEMAELYNFLGLTVGLNLNSLSTEQKRQAYNEDITYSTNNELGFDYLRDNMVNYSEERVMRPLHFAIIDEVDSILIDEARTPLIISGEAEKSTSLYTQANVFAKMLKAEDDYNYDEKTKSVQLTDQGADKAERMFKLDNLYDLNNVDIITHINTALRANYTLQRDVDYMVVDGEVLIVDQFTGRTMPGRRFSEGLHQAIEAKEGVQIQNESKTMASITFQNYFRMYNKLAGMTGTAKTEEEEFRNIYNMTVTQIPTNRPVQREDKPDLIYISQKGKFDAVVEDVVEKHKKGQPILLGTVAVETSEYISQLLKKRGVRHDVLNAKNHEREAEIVSTAGQKGAVTIATNMAGRGTDIKLGEGVEELGGLAVIGTERHESRRIDDQLRGRSGRQGDRGESRFYLSLQDELMVRFGSERLQKMMGRLGMDDSTPIESKMVSRAVESAQKRVEGNNFDARKRILEYDEVLRKQREIIYNERNNIIDSESSSELVITMMRSTLDRAITYYVNEEIDEIDYTPFINFIEDVFLHEGEVKEEEIKGKDREDIFDTVWAKIEKAYEAQKANIPEQFNEFERMILLRSIDGRWTDHIDTMDQLRQGIHLRSYGQQNPLRDYQNEGHQLFDTMMVNIEEDVSKYILKSVITVDDDIERDKAKEYQGQHVSAEDGKEKVKSKPVVKDNHIGRNDPCPCGSGKKYKNCHGK
- a CDS encoding CsbA family protein produces the protein MVLVWYLCASFFPCVLVVLFSVITKNKWVGAIVTLTLIGGSIYKGFFHNEWIIFIDVVSLLAGFVIVDQLNLHKQHEDEDR
- a CDS encoding COG3942 and LysM peptidoglycan-binding domain-containing protein yields the protein MKKALLLSAASVTVFTGLNSVANAEQTHVVKENAKLSDVAALFATTTNEIKNLNKLNQDEVKKDTQLVLPDTDVVEVKAGDSLNSIAKAHHLTLNKLHELNPGLTNVILPGDILAVSDKGAAHLQALYSGKAVKEVEKQSYNEEQQQTEQPTHSGYRTVEHKEAAPTTYYSNDSSSEYTAPAQAAHSYYSAPTTNSDYTSYNTNTTSYSAPAATQASYSNYSGANYYTAGQCTYYVFDRAGGKAGSLWGNANNWASAAAASGRTVNNTPSAGAIMQSSAGAYGHVAYVEGVNGDGSVRVSEMNYGYGPGVVTSRTLSAGQAASYNFIH
- the uvrA gene encoding excinuclease ABC subunit UvrA; this translates as MKEPSIVVKGARAHNLKNVDVELPKNKLIVMTGLSGSGKSSLAFDTIYAEGQRRYVESLSAYARQFLGQMDKPDVDTIEGLSPAISIDQKTTSKNPRSTVATVTEIYDYIRLLYARVGKAYCPEHGIEIESQTVQQMVDRTLELEERTKIQLMAPVVNHRKGSHEKLLQDISKKGYVRVRVDGEILDINDVPELDKNKNHTIEVVVDRLVVKDGIEGRLADSIETALELADGNLTVDIIDGDELKFSENHACPICGFSIGELEPRMFSFNSPFGACPDCDGLGQKLTADVDLIVPDPNKSLAEGAIVPWEPKSSDFYPTLLKRVCEVYKINMDKPFKKLTDRQKNIILHGSKDKEIKFTFESRNGQKRTRTMPFEGVIPNIERRFHESPSEYVREVMRKYMTELPCETCHGKRLSKEALSVYVAGLNIGEVVEYSIKEALDFFENIDLSEQDRKIADLILKEIISRLYFLNNVGLDYLTLNRSSGTLSGGEAQRIRLATQIGSRLSGVLYVLDEPSIGLHQRDNDRLIETLKEMRDLGNTLIVVEHDDDTMREADYLVDVGPGAGEHGGEIVASGTPKQVMRNKKSLTGQYLSGKKRIEVPEYRCPATERRLKVRGANSNNLKDVNVDFPLSTMTVVTGVSGSGKSSLVNEVLYKTLAQKINKSKVRPGKVDEIEGIDQLDKVIDIDQSPIGRTPRSNPATYTGVFDDIRDVFAQTNEAKIRGYQKGRFSFNVKGGRCEACKGDGIIKIEMHFLPDVYVPCEVCGGKRYNRETLEVTYKGKNIADVLDMTAEEATHFFENIPKIKRKLQTLVDVGLGYVKLGQPATTLSGGEAQRVKLASELHKRSTGRSIYILDEPTTGLHVDDISRLLKVLNRIVENGDTVVIIEHNLDVIKTADYIIDLGPEGGDGGGTIVATGTPEEIAETPDSYTGKYLKKVLERDKAEATK
- a CDS encoding YfbR-like 5'-deoxynucleotidase; translated protein: MGVHQYFKRLSDLEKLIRLPGKFKYFEHNVAAHSFKVTKIAQYLGTVEEAHGNEINWKNLYEKALNHDFAEVFTGDIKTPVKYASRDLKVLFSQVEEEMVDNFIREEFPPEYQDVYRERLQEGKDDSLEGQILAVADKIDLLYETFGEIQKRNPDDLFFEIYEMSLETIMQFDHLVSVQDFIDNVIPEMLTENFIPRSELRELTMSILNKRDG